The following are encoded together in the Rhodothermaceae bacterium genome:
- a CDS encoding sodium:proton antiporter, whose translation MDWIVLLPPLVAIGLALWTRQVFLSLVAGLWVGTTILAGGNPVEGLAQVANVMVAVFAEPSNTKILLFSLLVGGLIALVQVSGGVAAFVHVVQKAGLAKTRRGVELLAWFTGLLIFVESSITSLVVGTLSRPFFDRLKLPREKLAYYCDATSAPVCMAIPLNGWGAFVLGLLLVQGYETTAVNTLVAALPYNFFSLLAIFFALLLALTGWGFGPMRRAERRAATTGELIRPGSSPMIADEVAGLEPIHPDRGRVYDFLAPIAVMIGMIFVSLYVTGDGNLMEGSGSTAVLWAVGIAVIVAMVIYMIPRKGEILLTPAKSTDYVIKGASGLVGVVALLVLAFALGKVSRDLEMGPYIVSILGEDIWTWWLPALVFAIGCIVSFTLGSSWTTFAILIPLALPLAEGLGISEPLMLGAILSGGVYGDHASPLSDTSIISSMASACDHVDHVNTQLPYSALIAGVSFCAFLVAGILA comes from the coding sequence ATGGATTGGATTGTGCTATTGCCTCCACTGGTGGCGATTGGTCTTGCGTTGTGGACCCGACAGGTCTTTCTGTCACTGGTTGCAGGCCTTTGGGTTGGAACAACCATATTGGCCGGGGGAAACCCAGTCGAAGGGTTAGCCCAGGTGGCCAATGTGATGGTTGCCGTATTTGCTGAGCCATCAAACACCAAAATCCTGCTCTTCAGCCTTTTGGTCGGAGGGTTGATCGCATTGGTACAGGTTTCGGGGGGAGTCGCAGCTTTTGTGCACGTTGTGCAGAAGGCAGGACTTGCCAAGACACGTAGAGGAGTGGAGTTACTTGCCTGGTTTACAGGTCTTCTTATCTTCGTGGAATCCAGTATTACGTCCTTGGTTGTAGGTACGCTTAGCCGACCGTTTTTCGATCGTCTGAAACTGCCACGGGAAAAACTGGCATACTACTGTGATGCGACCAGCGCTCCTGTTTGTATGGCGATTCCTCTCAACGGCTGGGGAGCATTTGTGTTAGGATTGTTGCTGGTTCAGGGATACGAGACGACTGCAGTGAATACATTGGTTGCTGCATTGCCCTACAATTTTTTTTCACTTCTGGCGATCTTTTTTGCACTGCTGCTTGCTTTGACCGGATGGGGATTCGGACCAATGCGCAGGGCGGAGCGTCGGGCGGCTACGACCGGGGAGTTGATTCGTCCTGGATCCAGTCCAATGATTGCAGATGAGGTGGCCGGTTTGGAGCCGATTCACCCAGACCGGGGTCGAGTTTATGACTTTTTGGCCCCGATCGCTGTAATGATAGGTATGATCTTCGTCAGCCTCTACGTAACGGGGGACGGTAATCTGATGGAGGGAAGTGGCTCAACTGCGGTATTGTGGGCTGTAGGGATTGCAGTGATAGTAGCGATGGTCATTTACATGATCCCACGCAAGGGAGAAATATTGTTAACTCCCGCAAAATCCACTGATTATGTCATTAAAGGAGCGTCAGGTTTGGTTGGTGTGGTTGCGCTTTTAGTTCTGGCCTTTGCGCTTGGCAAGGTGTCACGTGACTTGGAAATGGGACCCTATATTGTTTCGATTTTGGGAGAGGATATCTGGACCTGGTGGTTGCCGGCGTTGGTTTTTGCAATAGGATGTATTGTATCCTTCACTCTGGGGTCATCCTGGACCACGTTTGCAATCCTGATTCCCCTAGCATTGCCATTGGCTGAAGGGCTGGGGATCTCTGAACCACTTATGCTCGGAGCGATCCTTTCAGGGGGAGTCTATGGAGATCATGCATCACCGTTATCGGATACATCCATCATCTCCTCAATGGCATCTGCTTGCGATCATGTCGACCATGTGAATACGCAGCTGCCTTACTCCGCACTCATTGCGGGCGTGTCATTTTGTGCGTTTCTGGTTGCTGGAATCTTGGCCTGA
- a CDS encoding thioredoxin family protein — translation MALTYSKMTELGSKAPGFELPASNPQIAGSDILSLEDLEDDAPFAIVFMCNHCPFVIHVEDALIRAAQVCRDKGVNLVGISSNDTIQYPEDSFEAMGQRAAEKEYPFPYLYDEFQSVAKAYGAECTPDFFLYDANHCLAYRGRFDETRPGMGQSTGEEFLQAVDELLNLGVVTMPQRPSMGCNIKWK, via the coding sequence ATGGCACTGACATACTCAAAAATGACAGAACTTGGGTCAAAGGCCCCAGGATTCGAATTGCCCGCCAGCAATCCCCAGATTGCCGGGAGTGATATCCTCAGTCTTGAGGACCTGGAAGATGATGCTCCGTTTGCGATTGTGTTCATGTGCAATCATTGTCCATTTGTCATCCATGTTGAGGATGCATTGATCCGCGCCGCTCAGGTCTGTAGGGATAAGGGCGTGAATCTGGTTGGAATCAGCAGCAACGATACCATCCAGTATCCGGAGGATTCATTCGAGGCAATGGGGCAGCGTGCAGCGGAGAAGGAGTATCCTTTTCCCTATCTGTATGATGAATTCCAGTCGGTGGCCAAGGCCTATGGCGCAGAATGTACTCCAGATTTTTTCTTGTACGATGCAAATCATTGTCTTGCTTACCGGGGACGGTTTGATGAAACTCGTCCGGGAATGGGGCAGTCGACTGGAGAAGAATTTCTGCAGGCTGTGGACGAACTCCTAAACTTGGGGGTCGTCACAATGCCACAGCGTCCCTCTATGGGCTGCAATATCAAGTGGAAATAA